A region of Colletotrichum higginsianum IMI 349063 chromosome 10, whole genome shotgun sequence DNA encodes the following proteins:
- a CDS encoding ESV-1-84 protein codes for MDNTNSKDPEVTCSNQSTQPGDNMEACLCPNYPDPVNPVRVLTAKDIRNQRIVFLGVVALLNISMAIAAVLGQKSKLTLIVILLVKSKDFLSAVVSILGILMQRIRTFYRPPLPVPPLWILSLIPAYSESEEQIVQTIYSLRDNGVEPHRQVMVVILDGKPRDVRGRMTRVVREFEWPYASLKWKRGLLRVTSGFITDVPVIVIEKPENAGKKDSLILCHDLFNYPRHNVPPYTQLLRRELWESVLPVLTEGTSFRGFDMVFCTDADSAVRRGAITQLAEAVARDESAIAACGLVLVGLEKGYEWSFWYLYQQFQKYTFGQHVRRRAEGFVGKVTCLPGCITMIAVREEMAGAMRKYAEPVTGNMMLSHQVQYLGTDRRLTYSMLSQGMHLRTLFVPGAVSETLAPQTMRHYLSQRRRWGSNAYFNNFFYLAGENMILATRIAAGIEVVRMSLVYYRVLNTALFIRGLAKGAHILELIGVLVVGQTPSLWFMCSVVLDPELRKRAHKLVVGFLINKCISPFMSIAVFTKVAINLGNQACSAPKSLKLTTNEHIAWGMSGVTPPSATPALQSLAHDSPSEPAGDGFAKLPKVEQGCARVLSGS; via the exons ATGGATAACACGAACTCCAAAGACCCGGAGGTCACCTGCAGCAACCAGAGTACGCAGCCTGGAGACAACATGGAGGCATGTCTTTGCCCGAATTACCCGGATCCCGTCAACCCGGTCCGAGTGCTCACAGCAAAAGACATAAGAAACCAGCGAATCGTTTTTCTTGGTGTCGTGGCTCTGCTGAACATTTCAATGGCCATAGCCGCCGTTCTCGGCCAGAAGAGCAAGCTCACGCTGATTGTCATCTTGTTGGTCAAGAGCAAGGACTTCCTGTCGGCGGTTGTATCGATCCTTGGAATACTCATGCAGAGAATTCGGACCTTCTACCGGCCTCCACTCCCAGTCCCGCCGCTCTGGATTCTTTCGCTCATACCGGCATACTCGGAAAGCGAGGAACAGATCGTCCAAACGATCTACTCGCTTCGCGACAATGGCGTCGAGCCTCATCGCCAGGTCATGGTAGTCATCCTCGATGGCAAGCCACGAGACGTCCGAGGCCGCATGACCCGGGTCGTTCGAGAATTCGAGTGGCCGTATGCGTCTCTCAAGTGGAAGCGAGGCCTCTTGCGGGTCACATCAGGGTTTATCACGGACGTACCGGTGATTGTCATTGAGAAACCCGAAAATGCCGGGAAGAAAGATTCCCTTATCTTGTGCCATGACCTCTTCAACTATCCTCGCCACAACGTACCGCCGTATACACAGCTGCTTCGGAGAGAGTTATGGGAAAGTGTCCTGCCAGTATTGACAGAGGGTACATCCTTCAGAGGCTTCGACATGGTGTTTTGTACTGATGCCGATTCGGCTGTACGCAGGGGTGCCATCACGCAGTTGGCAGAAGCAGTGGCCCGGGATGAGAGTGCCATAGCGGCCTGTGGTCTTGTGCTGGTTGGACTGGAAAAGGGATATGAGTGGTCGTTTTGGTATCTCTACCAGCAATTCCAG AAGTACACCTTCGGACAACATGTCCGAAGGAGGGCAgagggcttcgtcggcaAGGTCACCTGTTTGCCGGGATGCATCACAATGATTGCAGTCAGAGAAGAGATGGCAGGGGCGATGAGAAAATACGCCGAGCCGGTGACGGGAAACATGATGCTGTCTCACCAGGTTCAATATTTG GGAACCGACAGGCGGCTCACGTACTCCATGCTCTCCCAGGGGATGCATCTCCGTACCCTGttcgtccccggcgccgtGAGCGAGACTCTGGCGCCGCAAACCATGCGACACTATCTGAGCCAACGCCGGCGATGGGGTTCGAACGCGTACTTCAACAACTTCTTCTACCTTGCCGGCGAAAACATGATCTTGGCCACGCGCATCGCAGCGGGGATCGAGGTCGTTCGGATGAGCTTGGTGTACTACCGGGTGCTGAACACGGCGCTGTTTATCCGCGGACTTGCCAAGGGCGCTCACATCCTGGAACTGATCGGCGTGCTGGTTGTGGGCCAGACCCCCTCTCTTTGGTTCATGTGCTCCGTGGTACTCGACCCTGAGCTGAGGAAGAGAGCACATAAGCTTGTGGTCGGTTTTCTCATAAACAAGTGCATCTCGCCGTTCATGTCGATTGCAGTGTTTACCAAGGTGGCCATCAACCTCGGGAATCAAG CCTGTTCCGCCCCGAAATCACTGAAGCTGACGACAAATGAACACATAGCCTGGGGTATGTCAGGAGTTACGCCCCCTTCAGCAACGCCAGCGTTACAATCATTAGCGCACGACTCGCCGTCAGAGCCAGCCGGAGATGGGTTTGCAAAGCTCCCAAAGGTAGAGCAAGGATGTGCCAGAGTCTTATCTGGATCATAA
- a CDS encoding UDP-glucose 6-dehydrogenase, which translates to MSPPVPLPSNISNWRQLMPLARKLSQVPEALGVVPEDTPLVAVLGVGFVGEGLVDAFSSRYKVLGFDINTKRVNDLRQRYLAKPNVKFTTEETDLGVATHFLVAVPTLLLPDRSIDLSYLRSALSMVGKWARRGSTVVIESSVAVGLTRELLGPIARSRGLFAGMSPERIDPGRTEPPMHSIPKIVSGLDDVTPGSLRVVSRLYGRVFDTIVPVSKPEVAEMAKLYENCQRMVCIAYANEMADACASHGINAYEVSDAAATKPFGYLPFEPSLGVGGHCIPVNPYYLLSNCEFPLLHAAADQMGKRPAKIARRVVDSLFNESRKREQGQAGGVNTIMKRVLVVGIGFKAGQSHIVNSPGLELANELAKDRRVHVMFADPLVRQNDVPHIPRLADKDWKREELEMFDMIVVSHRQWGLDYNVLGRLDGVFVQVWCQ; encoded by the exons ATGTCTCCTCCAGTGCCCCTTCCCAGCAACATCTCTAATTGGCGGCAACTGATGCCTTTAGCACGCAAGCTATCACAAGTGCCGGAGGCCTTGGGAGTAGTTCCCGAAGATACCCCTTTGGTCGCTGTTCTGGGTGTGGGATTTGTAGGCGAGGGGCTCGTCGACGCTTTCTCGTCCCGGTACAAAgtcctcggcttcgacatCAACACAAAGAGGGTTAACGACTTGCGCCAGCGGTATCTGGCGAAGCCAAACGTCAAGTTCACGACCGAGGAGACAGATCTCGGCGTGGCCACCCACTTCCTTGTTGCGGTGCCtacccttcttctccctgaCAGGTCCATCGATCTCTCCTACCTTCGCAGCGCCTTGTCCATGGTTGGGAAATGGGCACGTAGGGGGTCGACCGTTGTGATAGAGAGCTCAGTCGCTGTCGGTCTCACGAGGGAGCTTCTTGGCCCCATCGCACGCTCGCGCGGGCTCTTTGCCGGAATGTCTCCCGAG CGTATCGACCCAGGCCGCACCGAGCCACCGATGCATTCTATCCCCAAAATCGTGTCTGGCTTGGACGACGTGACCCCGGGCTCGCTGAGGGTGGTCTCGCGACTGTACGGTCGAGTCTTCGACACTATTGTCCCGGTATCGAAGCCCGAGGTAGCCGAAATGGCCAAGCTTTACGAGAACTGCCAGCGCATGGTGTGCATTGCGTACGCCAACGAAATGGCCGATGCCTGCGCTTCGCATGGCATCAACGCATACGAGGTCTCTGACGCTGCTGCGACCAAGCCCTTTGGCTACCTACCGTTCGAGCCGAGCCTCGGTGTCGGTGGGCACTGCATCCCCGTCAACCCGTACTATCTGTTGTCCAACTGCGAGTTTCCTCTCCTTCATGCCGCGGCCGACCAGATGGGCAAGCGACCCGCCAAAATTGCTCGCCGCGTCGTGGACAGTCTGTTCAACGAGTCCCGGAAGAGGGAACAGGGTCAAGCGGGCGGTGTGAATACTATCATGAAGCGGGTGCTCGTCGTTGGCATTGGCTTCAAAGCCGGCCAGAGCCACATTGTTAACTCGCCGGGGCTGGAGCTCGCGAACGAGCTAGCGAAGGATCGCCGGGTCCACGTCATGTTTGCTGACCCTCTTGTTCGCCAGAATGACGTGCCGCACATCCCACGGCTGGCCGACAAGGACTGGAAGCGCGAGGAGCTAGAGATGTTTGACATGATCGTGGTCTCTCACAGGCAGTGGGGACTAGACTACAATGTGCTAGGGAGACTTGATGGGGTGTTTGTCCAAGTTTGGTGTCAGTAA
- a CDS encoding Methyltransferase, with protein sequence MCAGIFVPNPFVIERRKNRTTRLACRPRTPSQLVQSFRQTEKPRRSVLSAEISSDQISNMSVPETSHAPAFLEAEPSLNTDADSATTSADEASDGESAGNDESDLDSSLGAEVQPSTMSLRSSILRYREENGRTYHAYKDGAYLMPNDDLELDRLDLQHNLFLLTMGNKLFLSPLDHEKPPQRVLDIGTGTGIWAIDFADDNPASTVIGVDLSPVQPSYVPPNAYFQIEDIEEEPWSFSQKFDFVHSRMNTGGIRDIPKLFRQAYDNLNPGGWIETTDGALATSDDGTLKEDSALYQWNLLLSKGTEVLGTPYGAAPTYKELLREAGFINVKEVIFKWPTNQWARHPRHKELGTWNYENVLMGLEGLCIAIFSRVLGWSKEKVDVFLAEVRNDLKNRDIHAYWPIYVVCGQKPS encoded by the exons ATGTGTGCGGGTATATTTGTCCCTAATCCTTTTGTCATTGAAAGGCGAAAGAACCGTACCACCAGGCTCGCTTGTCGCCCCAGGACCCCATCGCAGCTTGTTCAGAGTTTTCGTCAAACCGAGAAACCTCGACGTTCTGTCCTCTCGGCTGAGATTTCGAGCGACCAGATCTCCAACATGTCCGTCCCAGAGACGTCTCATGCCCCAGCTTTCCTCGAAGCCGAACCATCACTcaacaccgacgccgactcTGCGACGACAAGCGCCGATGAGGCTAGCGACGGCGAGTCTGCCGGCAACGATGAGTCCGACCTGGACTCctccctcggcgccgaggtgcAGCCTTCCACCATGTCTCTCCGCAGCAGCATCCTCCGCTATCGCGAAGAGAACGGCCGCACATACCACGCCTACAAGGACGGCGCCTATCTCATGCCCAACGACGATCTTGAACTTGACCGCCTGGACCTCCAACACAACCTTTTCCTGCTCACTATGGGGAACAAGCTCTTCCTGTCCCCCCTGGACCACGAAAAACCCCCTCAGCGCGTTTTGGACATCGGCACGGGAACCGGCATATGGGCCATTGACTTTGCGGACGACAACCCGGCTTCCACCGTCATAGGTGTCGATTTGAGCCCGGTGCAGCCGTCGTACGTGCCGCCCAACGCCTACTTTCAGATCGAGGacatcgaggaggagccgTGGTCGTTTTCGCAAAAGTTCGATTTCGTACACAGCCGGATGAACACGGGCGGGATCCGAGACATCCCCAAGTTGTTCCGGCAGGCTTACGACAATTTGAACCCGGGGGGCTGGATAGAGACCACTGACGGCGCGCTTGCCACGTCCGATGACGGGACTCTGAAGGAGGACTCGGCGCTCTACCAATGGAATCTTTTGCTGTCCAAGGGGACGGAGGTCTTGGGCACGCCCTATGGCGCGGCCCCCACGTACAAGGAACTTCTTCGCGAGGCCGGCTTCATAAACGTAAAAGAAGTGATCTTCAAGTGGCCAACTAATCAATGGGCTAGACACCCTAGGCATAAGGAACTTG GTACTTGGAACTACGAGAACGTCTTGATGGGGTTAGAAGGCCTCTGCATCGCAATCTTTTCTCGCGTGCTAGGGTGGTCAAAAGAGAAGGTGGACGTTTTCCTCGCAGAGGTACGGAACGATCTGAAAAACAGGGACATCCATGCATACTGGCCCAT CTACGTGGTTTGCGGGCAGAAACCATCATGA
- a CDS encoding Methyltransferase: protein MTPTPTTAGGSSTVDSGRTPGIPPSADSESVQTPTTSLTTTTAAETTAPTPQRAAAQTSIQYLLNPVEDEAVEPLQVDTDIANPGEDSDSAYGSDSGTAYTGSITSSIFHYQYENGRRYHAYREGQYVLPNDDQEQERLDLQHHIWRLLLGGQLYTAPLPAPEDREAADMRILDLGTGTGIWAIEMADEYPSAQVYGVDLSPIQPEWVPTNCKFHVDDYEDAWTYREDERFDYIHGRALSGTSSDWARFYDRVMGGLKPGGWVEMQEYDAWIFSDDDSFERAVWTKEWVTKLDEASKAYGKQINVARHHKQWMIEAGFEDVQELVYRIPIGPWARDPALKELGRCELVHMQMSVDSHTPALFTRVLNFSHEQAQVLMEGVKREFRSKDYRLITSYRFIRGRRPRA, encoded by the exons ATGACGCCGACTCCAACAACTGCCGGCGGTTCCAGTACCGTGGACTCGGGTCGGACACCAGGCATTCCCCCTAGCGCCGACTCAGAGTCAGTGCAGACACCGACCACGTCTTTGACTACGACAACAGCTGCGGAGACAACAGCTCCAACTCCTCAGCGGGCCGCAGCTCAGACGAGTATCCAATATCTACTCAATCCTGTCGAGGATGAGGCCGTCGAGCCGCTCCAGGTCGAT ACCGATATTGCCAACCCCGGCGAAGATAGCGACTCCGCCTATGGCTCCGACAGTGGCACCGCCTACACGGGCTCCATAACCTCCTCCATATTCCACTACCAGTACGAAAACGGCCGCCGATACCACGCCTACCGCGAGGGCCAGTACGTCCTCCCCAACGATGACCAGGAGCAGGAACGCCTAGACCTGCAGCACCACATCTGGCGCTTGCTTCTCGGTGGCCAGCTATACACGGCGCCGCTGCCTGCGCCGGAGGATCGggaggccgccgacatgCGCATCCTAGACCTCGGCACGGGGACGGGCATATGGGCCATCGAGATGGCCGACGAGTACCCGAGCGCCCAAGTctacggcgtcgacctctcGCCCATCCAGCCGGAATGGGTCCCGACCAACTGCAAGTTCCATGTCGACGACTACGAGGACGCCTGGACGTACCGCGAGGACGAGCGCTTCGACTACATCCACGGCCGCGCCCTCAGCGGCACATCGTCCGACTGGGCGCGCTTCTACGACCGCGTCATGGGCGGGCTGAAGCCCGGCGGCTGGGTCGAGATGCAGGAGTACGACGCGTGGATCttcagcgacgacgacagcttCGAGAGGGCCGTGTGGACCAAGGAGTGGGTCACGAagctggacgaggcgagcaAGGCCTACGGCAAGCAGATCAACGTCGCGAGGCACCACAAGCAATGGATGATCGAAGCGGGCTTCGAGGATGTGCAGGAGCTCGTGTACAGG ATACCAATCGGCCCCTGGGCTAGGGATCCCGCCCTGAAGGAGCTTGGCCGTTGCGAGCTGGTTCACATGCAGATGTCTGTCGACTCACACACGCCGGCACTCTTCACTCGGGTCTTGAACTTCAGTCACGAACAAGCCCAAGTGCTGATGGAGGGCGTCAAACGAGAGTTCCGCAGCAAAGACTACAGGCTCATCACAAGCTACCGGTTCATCAGGgggagaaggccgagggcgtga